A part of Setaria viridis chromosome 8, Setaria_viridis_v4.0, whole genome shotgun sequence genomic DNA contains:
- the LOC117866295 gene encoding caffeoylshikimate esterase isoform X1, producing the protein MNLFTCQWRPSNYDPKALIFLCHGYAMECSISMRGTGTRLAHAGFAVHGMDYEGHGKSSGLQGYITSFNDIVVDCLKYFASVCEKVEYKNQRRFLLGESMGGAVVLMLHRKEPTYWDGAILVAPMCKIVEDMKPHPIVISILSKLSNVIPTWRIIPNEDIIDRAIKSEEWREEVRNNHYCYKGKPRLKTGYELFMASLDIENNLDKVTLPFIIVHGGGDAVTDPSVSEALYTLAESKDKTLKLYPGMCHALTSGEPKENIDSVFSDIIKWLNERVSTS; encoded by the exons ATGAATTTGTTTACATGTCAATGGAGACCTTCAAACTATGATCCGAAAGCCCTCATATTTCTATGCCATG GATATGCTATGGAATGCAGCATTTCAATGAGAG GCACAGGTACTAGGTTGGCGCATGCTGGATTTGCTGTGCATGGAATGGATTATGAAGGCCATGGAAAGTCCTCTGGACTTCAGGGCTATATTACAAGTTTCAATGACATTGTAGTTGATTGCTTGAAGTACTTTGCAAGTGTTTGTG AGAAAGTAGAGTACAAGAACCAAAGGAGATTCTTGCTTGGAGAATCCATGGGGGGAGCTGTTGTGCTTATGCTTCATAGGAAGGAACCTACTTATTGGGATGGGGCCATTTTAGTTGCTCCAATGTGCAAG ATTGTAGAAGATATGAAGCCTCACCCCATTGTGATTTCTATTCTAAGCAAGCTCAGCAATGTGATCCCTACATGGAGAATCATCCCCAATGAAGATATCATTGATAGGGCGATTAAAAGCGAGGAATGGCGTGAAGAG GTAAGAAATAATCATTATTGCTACAAGGGAAAGCCTAGGCTAAAGACTGGTTATGAACTTTTCATGGCAAGCTTGGATATCGAAAACAATCTTGACAAG GTTACTCTACCGTTCATCATAGTCCACGGTGGTGGTGATGCTGTGACTGACCCATCTGTAAGTGAGGCACTATATACATTAGCGGAGAGCAAGGATAAGACACTAAAGTTGTACCCAGGGATGTGCCATGCTTTGACTTCTGGTGAACCTAAGGAGAACATTGATAGTGTGTTTTCAGACATCATCAAATGGCTGAATGAGAGGGTATCAACTTCGTAA
- the LOC117866295 gene encoding caffeoylshikimate esterase isoform X2 codes for MNLFTCQWRPSNYDPKALIFLCHGYAMECSISMREKVEYKNQRRFLLGESMGGAVVLMLHRKEPTYWDGAILVAPMCKIVEDMKPHPIVISILSKLSNVIPTWRIIPNEDIIDRAIKSEEWREEVRNNHYCYKGKPRLKTGYELFMASLDIENNLDKVTLPFIIVHGGGDAVTDPSVSEALYTLAESKDKTLKLYPGMCHALTSGEPKENIDSVFSDIIKWLNERVSTS; via the exons ATGAATTTGTTTACATGTCAATGGAGACCTTCAAACTATGATCCGAAAGCCCTCATATTTCTATGCCATG GATATGCTATGGAATGCAGCATTTCAATGAGAG AGAAAGTAGAGTACAAGAACCAAAGGAGATTCTTGCTTGGAGAATCCATGGGGGGAGCTGTTGTGCTTATGCTTCATAGGAAGGAACCTACTTATTGGGATGGGGCCATTTTAGTTGCTCCAATGTGCAAG ATTGTAGAAGATATGAAGCCTCACCCCATTGTGATTTCTATTCTAAGCAAGCTCAGCAATGTGATCCCTACATGGAGAATCATCCCCAATGAAGATATCATTGATAGGGCGATTAAAAGCGAGGAATGGCGTGAAGAG GTAAGAAATAATCATTATTGCTACAAGGGAAAGCCTAGGCTAAAGACTGGTTATGAACTTTTCATGGCAAGCTTGGATATCGAAAACAATCTTGACAAG GTTACTCTACCGTTCATCATAGTCCACGGTGGTGGTGATGCTGTGACTGACCCATCTGTAAGTGAGGCACTATATACATTAGCGGAGAGCAAGGATAAGACACTAAAGTTGTACCCAGGGATGTGCCATGCTTTGACTTCTGGTGAACCTAAGGAGAACATTGATAGTGTGTTTTCAGACATCATCAAATGGCTGAATGAGAGGGTATCAACTTCGTAA